One part of the Aquificaceae bacterium genome encodes these proteins:
- a CDS encoding sigma 54-interacting transcriptional regulator, producing MFLDEIGDMPLHLQAKILHLVQEKEFERLGDTRTRRVNLRIIASTNKNLRELIKRGEFREDIYYRLSVVRLYLPPLRERKEDIPVLLKHFLEKYTRKYSRRIKGFSSEAIRLLLSYHFPGNVRELENIVERAVITCRGSLINLEDLQIELENSQREQEKEREKIKRVLEEVGGNKSLAARMLGMHRTTLWRKLKELGMG from the coding sequence TTGTTTTTAGACGAAATAGGTGATATGCCACTTCACCTGCAGGCAAAGATACTCCACTTAGTCCAAGAAAAAGAGTTTGAAAGACTTGGAGATACAAGGACAAGAAGGGTAAACCTTCGCATAATAGCCTCCACAAACAAAAACTTAAGAGAGCTTATAAAGCGTGGTGAATTTAGAGAAGACATTTACTATAGGCTAAGTGTTGTAAGACTATACCTCCCTCCTCTCAGAGAAAGAAAGGAAGATATACCAGTGCTTCTTAAGCACTTCTTGGAAAAATATACAAGGAAATACTCAAGGAGAATAAAGGGCTTTTCCTCAGAAGCAATAAGACTTTTGCTTTCATATCACTTCCCTGGCAATGTGCGGGAACTTGAAAACATAGTAGAGCGTGCGGTTATCACTTGCAGAGGAAGCCTAATAAACCTTGAAGACCTTCAAATTGAGTTGGAAAACTCCCAGAGGGAACAAGAAAAGGAAAGAGAAAAGATAAAAAGAGTCCTTGAAGAGGTGGGTGGAAACAAGAGCCTTGCAGCAAGAATGTTAGGTATGCACAGAACCACGCTTTGGAGAAAGCTAAAAGAGTTAGGCATGGGTTAA
- a CDS encoding bifunctional riboflavin kinase/FAD synthetase, which translates to MKCIEELTEHYAITVGNFDGVHRGHQRLLERLISKAKEKGLKSLVLSFYPHPLWVLNSTQAPCELTDIRERSELILKHGVDQVVFIRFDRSFSKLSAEDFIREVLWNRLRCKHLVVGYDWRFGYKREGEIELAKELGKEMGFEVEEMEPFRINGHVVSSTLIRRLLHMGRLEEASLYLGRNYSLKRKVVSGEGRGSILGFPTANLQNTENLCLREGVYVVRVEDRFMGVANYGVRPTFGGKKRVLEVHILDFEGNLRDKEIKVEFLKFLREEKKFSNPEELKRQIKEDISRAKGFF; encoded by the coding sequence TTGAAGTGCATAGAGGAACTCACAGAACATTATGCCATAACCGTTGGAAACTTTGACGGAGTCCACAGAGGACATCAACGTCTGTTAGAAAGACTAATTTCAAAAGCTAAGGAAAAGGGTTTAAAGAGCTTAGTGCTTTCCTTTTATCCACATCCACTATGGGTCTTGAACTCTACGCAGGCACCTTGCGAGCTTACGGACATAAGGGAGAGGTCAGAGCTTATTCTCAAGCATGGTGTGGACCAAGTGGTATTTATAAGGTTTGATAGAAGCTTTTCAAAGCTTTCCGCAGAGGACTTTATAAGAGAGGTTTTATGGAACAGGTTAAGGTGCAAGCATCTTGTGGTGGGATATGATTGGAGGTTTGGATACAAGCGTGAGGGTGAGATAGAACTTGCAAAGGAGCTCGGCAAAGAAATGGGCTTTGAAGTGGAGGAGATGGAACCTTTTAGGATAAATGGACATGTGGTGAGTAGCACCCTTATAAGGAGACTGCTTCATATGGGTAGGCTTGAAGAAGCCAGCCTATACCTTGGAAGAAATTATTCCCTTAAAAGAAAGGTAGTATCTGGCGAAGGAAGGGGCTCCATTCTTGGTTTTCCAACTGCAAACTTGCAAAACACAGAGAACCTCTGTTTGAGAGAAGGTGTATATGTGGTAAGGGTTGAAGACCGCTTTATGGGTGTTGCCAACTATGGGGTAAGACCTACCTTTGGAGGCAAGAAAAGGGTCTTAGAGGTTCATATACTTGACTTTGAAGGAAACTTAAGGGATAAGGAAATAAAGGTGGAGTTTCTCAAGTTTCTTAGAGAAGAGAAAAAGTTCTCCAACCCAGAGGAGCTCAAAAGACAGATAAAGGAAGATATTTCAAGAGCCAAAGGATTCTTCTAA